A genomic region of Runella rosea contains the following coding sequences:
- a CDS encoding sensor histidine kinase, with translation MNTTHSARLTTRQKWQLALSISIIYMPLRVYISIYDFEEISLAQRLPLWVMEITVIVLFFFVWISVIEWIQQQLFGWFGTDFLMEFKIPAQLAMFIIACAMAVVYNTGFRTLWSTAESALETQFGLTQNRSYQSTMALQYTRSQKKKSNNGLTIMALLSAFYLASNRRAYYQLSEIQIKTERLEKENAQAKFTALRNQVSPHFLFNNFSILTSLIETDPTLSIQFINRLSKAYRYILEQSDHERIILKKELDFLKTYIFLLNTRFDDKLQVSIDLSEQDAGHYFVAPLTLQLLIENAVKHNQMSDEAPLKVSIFIKSNYLIVSNPIQLRPKLETSTGLGLQNIINRYKLLTDYPVLVEDQDTVFIVKIPLLT, from the coding sequence ATGAACACCACCCACTCCGCCCGGCTTACAACTCGCCAAAAATGGCAACTCGCATTAAGTATCTCTATCATTTATATGCCGCTTCGAGTATATATCAGTATTTATGATTTCGAGGAGATTTCGCTGGCCCAAAGACTTCCATTATGGGTGATGGAAATTACGGTCATTGTACTCTTTTTCTTTGTTTGGATAAGCGTTATAGAATGGATTCAACAACAACTATTCGGGTGGTTTGGTACTGACTTTTTGATGGAGTTTAAAATTCCTGCCCAATTGGCCATGTTTATCATTGCCTGCGCCATGGCTGTTGTCTATAATACGGGCTTCCGAACATTATGGAGCACTGCCGAGAGTGCCTTAGAAACGCAATTTGGGCTTACCCAAAACAGGTCTTATCAAAGTACAATGGCCCTTCAATACACGAGAAGTCAAAAGAAGAAATCGAATAATGGCCTTACTATCATGGCTCTTTTATCGGCTTTTTATTTAGCCTCCAACCGAAGAGCGTATTATCAATTGAGTGAAATCCAAATCAAAACCGAACGTTTGGAAAAAGAAAATGCTCAAGCAAAATTTACCGCTCTGAGAAATCAGGTAAGTCCTCATTTTTTGTTTAATAATTTCAGTATCCTGACATCTCTGATTGAAACCGACCCCACTTTATCCATTCAATTTATCAATCGACTATCAAAAGCCTATCGTTATATTTTAGAACAAAGCGACCACGAGCGTATCATTTTGAAAAAAGAACTAGACTTTCTTAAAACCTATATCTTTCTACTTAATACGCGTTTTGACGATAAGTTGCAGGTGAGCATTGACCTCTCGGAGCAGGACGCAGGGCATTATTTCGTAGCTCCACTTACGTTACAGTTATTAATTGAAAACGCCGTGAAACACAACCAAATGTCAGACGAGGCACCACTCAAAGTTTCTATTTTTATCAAATCGAATTATTTAATTGTGAGCAATCCCATCCAGCTCCGTCCTAAATTGGAAACCTCCACCGGTTTAGGGCTACAAAATATCATTAATCGTTACAAACTTCTGACAGATTACCCCGTTTTGGTAGAGGACCAGGATACTGTTTTTATAGTTAAAATTCCGCTTCTGACATGA
- a CDS encoding LytR/AlgR family response regulator transcription factor produces the protein MNVLIIEDEKLTAQWLETLLTRYDPSIRISAQLPSVTKTVHWFKENQYDWPDLLFLDIHLEDDLGFRIIEELQLTIPVIFTTAYDDYMLQAFKVNSIDYLLKPIDPNELAAALDKFKALWQNKPIQSTENNVSALLQILKKSTTPAYKDRFMVTIGTKLRSIKIQDIAYFSFEEKATLLTTHEGLRLIVDYSLERLVQLLDPHLFFRLNRSFLVALSAIHTVHTYSGGKLKVEVVPPPRQEIFVSGDRVTSFKEWFGK, from the coding sequence ATGAATGTCCTGATTATTGAAGATGAAAAATTAACGGCGCAGTGGCTAGAAACGTTACTTACCCGCTACGACCCCAGTATTCGAATATCGGCACAACTCCCTTCAGTCACCAAAACGGTGCATTGGTTTAAAGAAAACCAATATGATTGGCCCGATCTATTGTTTCTTGACATTCACCTAGAAGATGACCTAGGGTTTCGAATCATTGAAGAACTGCAACTTACCATACCCGTTATTTTTACGACAGCCTACGACGATTACATGCTTCAAGCATTTAAGGTCAACAGCATTGATTACTTGCTTAAACCCATTGATCCAAACGAGTTGGCCGCCGCGTTGGATAAATTCAAGGCATTGTGGCAAAACAAACCTATCCAATCCACTGAAAACAATGTATCAGCGCTGCTTCAAATTCTCAAAAAATCAACAACGCCAGCCTACAAAGACCGTTTTATGGTTACAATAGGTACGAAACTTCGCAGCATAAAAATACAGGACATCGCTTATTTTTCGTTTGAAGAAAAAGCAACGTTACTAACCACCCACGAAGGTCTTCGCCTCATCGTGGATTATAGCCTCGAACGACTAGTCCAACTTCTCGACCCGCATCTTTTCTTTCGACTTAATCGGTCTTTTCTGGTAGCACTATCAGCCATTCATACGGTACATACGTATTCAGGAGGAAAACTTAAAGTCGAAGTTGTTCCTCCACCACGACAGGAAATCTTTGTGAGCGGCGACCGAGTAACCAGCTTTAAAGAATGGTTTGGAAAATAA
- a CDS encoding serine hydrolase gives MKTLKILFVSVWYFTAGIVFAQSPTLTSEFDKLLTEQFKSSESGATALVAQKGKIIYQKAFGQANLELNVPMQTSMVFRIGSITKQFTAVAILQLMEQGKLSLEDEITKFIPDYPTHGHKITVEHLLTHTSGIKSYTDMKEFGDVIQKDMKPEELIHFFKNQPMDFAPGTKWHYNNSGFFLLGYIIEKVSGKTYPDYVEQVFFKPLGMTHSYYGNDAKLILNRAAGYEQGKDGIQNASPMSMTLPYAAGSIQSTVEDLWKWHQAVHAYQLVRKETLEKAFTPYKLINGKPTNYGYGWFLGDIQGSSTIEHGGGINGFLTSSIYLPKEDVFVAVFSNSTAKSPDNVAAKLAAWAIDKPYNFKEVALDENTLKSYTGVYENPEVGQRIISLENGKLYSQRTGGSKSHIKPYDKDKFFFETSLSFLNFQRDVNQMITGVISSQRGAQTMLWTKTDKPIPTRMEQKVDETVLAKYTGEYQLAPGFILSITQEGQKLFAQATGQGKNELFAESETKFFLKVVDAQVEFFKNESGQIDKLILYQGGQKIEGKK, from the coding sequence ATGAAAACATTAAAAATTCTCTTTGTATCTGTTTGGTACTTCACAGCGGGGATAGTTTTTGCCCAAAGCCCCACCCTTACGTCAGAATTTGACAAGCTACTCACCGAACAATTCAAATCCAGCGAATCGGGAGCCACAGCGCTGGTGGCGCAAAAAGGCAAAATCATCTACCAAAAAGCATTTGGGCAGGCAAATTTGGAGTTGAACGTACCGATGCAAACGTCAATGGTTTTTCGCATCGGCTCAATTACAAAACAGTTTACGGCGGTGGCTATTCTGCAACTAATGGAGCAGGGAAAACTGAGTTTGGAGGACGAAATCACCAAATTTATTCCTGATTATCCCACCCACGGCCATAAAATAACCGTTGAGCATTTGCTGACCCACACCTCGGGCATTAAGAGCTACACCGACATGAAAGAGTTTGGAGATGTGATTCAGAAGGATATGAAACCCGAAGAACTCATTCATTTTTTCAAGAATCAGCCCATGGACTTTGCCCCAGGTACTAAGTGGCACTACAACAACTCGGGCTTTTTTTTGCTGGGCTACATCATCGAAAAAGTGTCGGGCAAAACCTATCCCGACTACGTTGAGCAAGTATTTTTCAAGCCACTGGGCATGACCCATTCTTATTATGGAAACGACGCCAAATTGATTCTCAACCGAGCAGCGGGTTATGAACAAGGAAAAGATGGTATTCAGAATGCCTCACCTATGAGCATGACATTGCCCTACGCGGCGGGCTCTATTCAATCAACGGTTGAAGATTTGTGGAAATGGCACCAAGCCGTTCATGCCTATCAGTTAGTGAGAAAAGAAACGTTGGAGAAAGCATTTACGCCGTATAAGCTTATCAATGGCAAACCGACCAACTATGGCTACGGGTGGTTTTTGGGGGATATTCAGGGAAGCTCGACCATCGAACACGGCGGGGGCATCAACGGATTTTTGACAAGCTCTATTTATTTACCCAAAGAAGATGTGTTTGTGGCCGTTTTCTCTAATTCTACCGCCAAATCACCCGATAATGTCGCCGCCAAATTGGCCGCTTGGGCCATTGACAAACCCTATAATTTTAAAGAAGTTGCGTTGGATGAAAACACCTTAAAAAGCTATACTGGTGTGTATGAAAACCCCGAAGTAGGTCAACGGATTATTTCTTTGGAAAACGGAAAGCTCTATTCCCAGCGCACAGGAGGGTCCAAATCTCACATAAAACCATACGATAAAGACAAGTTCTTTTTTGAAACATCTTTGTCATTTCTCAACTTCCAACGCGATGTAAATCAGATGATTACGGGTGTAATTTCTAGTCAGCGGGGAGCACAGACCATGCTTTGGACCAAAACCGACAAACCCATTCCCACGCGCATGGAGCAAAAAGTAGATGAAACGGTTTTAGCTAAATACACGGGGGAGTATCAACTCGCGCCAGGTTTTATTCTTAGCATTACCCAAGAAGGTCAGAAGCTCTTTGCGCAAGCAACGGGTCAGGGCAAAAATGAACTCTTTGCCGAGTCAGAAACCAAGTTTTTTCTTAAAGTAGTCGATGCCCAAGTAGAGTTCTTTAAAAATGAAAGCGGCCAGATCGACAAATTGATTTTATACCAAGGAGGTCAAAAAATTGAAGGAAAAAAATGA
- a CDS encoding GMC oxidoreductase, with translation MYLNIDAQKEMTYDAIVVGSGISGGWAAKELTEKGLRVLCLERGRDVKHVEGYETAMKAPWELAHRGRPDNQSAEEYWAGIRTGYTVNEEHRYLFENDSKNPYLETRPFDWIRAYHTGGRSLLWGRQSYRWNEEDFMANAKEGISIDWPIRYKDLAPWYDYVERFAGISGSKDGLDVLPDGQFQPAMELNCLEKHVKSEVMRKMGRTLTIGRVAHLTKPQSIHTALGRAACQYRNMCMRGCPFGAYFSTQAATLPAAMKTKRLTLANNKIVSEVLYDEKKGRATGVRTIDQNTLEVKDYYAKIIFLNASAIPSASILMNSKSSRFPNGLGNESDQLGRNIMDHHLGVGASGTYDGFEDQYYFGRRANGVYIPRYRNWGKDKRDYVRGFGYQGGASRSSWGRGVGMEGFGAAFKEEMTEVGGWNMGIGGFGEVLPNENNRFTLHPTKKDKWGMPLVVFDAGYGENERKMRIDMKNDAAEMLEAAGFKNINAYDNTKSNLGIGIHEMGTARMGKDPKTSVLNAHNQVHACKNIFMTDGAAMTSASCVNPSLTYMALTARAAAFAVDELKKKNL, from the coding sequence ATGTATCTAAATATTGATGCCCAAAAAGAAATGACTTACGACGCCATCGTCGTTGGGTCAGGGATAAGTGGCGGATGGGCGGCCAAAGAGTTGACCGAGAAAGGTTTACGAGTGTTGTGTTTGGAGCGGGGTCGTGATGTTAAACACGTAGAAGGCTACGAAACGGCCATGAAAGCTCCTTGGGAACTTGCTCACCGTGGCCGTCCAGACAATCAGTCGGCGGAAGAATATTGGGCGGGGATTCGGACTGGTTATACGGTCAACGAAGAGCACCGTTACCTTTTTGAAAACGACAGCAAAAACCCTTATTTGGAGACCCGCCCGTTTGACTGGATTCGGGCATACCATACTGGGGGGCGTTCACTGTTGTGGGGACGCCAGAGTTATCGTTGGAATGAAGAAGATTTTATGGCCAATGCCAAGGAAGGAATTTCGATTGATTGGCCTATTCGATATAAAGACCTTGCGCCGTGGTACGATTATGTTGAACGTTTTGCGGGTATCAGCGGGTCAAAAGACGGGCTTGATGTGTTGCCCGATGGTCAATTTCAGCCTGCTATGGAGCTGAACTGCCTCGAAAAGCACGTTAAGTCAGAAGTGATGCGGAAAATGGGCCGTACGTTGACGATTGGACGGGTAGCGCACCTAACCAAACCGCAGAGTATTCATACGGCATTGGGTCGGGCTGCGTGTCAGTACCGAAACATGTGTATGCGTGGCTGTCCGTTTGGGGCGTATTTCAGCACGCAAGCGGCTACTTTGCCAGCGGCGATGAAGACCAAACGGTTGACTTTAGCCAACAACAAAATCGTGTCGGAAGTATTGTACGATGAGAAGAAAGGCCGGGCTACTGGCGTGCGGACCATCGACCAAAATACGTTGGAAGTGAAGGATTATTACGCAAAAATTATCTTCCTCAATGCTTCGGCAATTCCATCGGCCTCGATTTTAATGAACTCTAAGTCAAGCCGTTTCCCAAATGGGTTAGGCAACGAGAGTGACCAATTGGGGCGCAACATCATGGACCACCACTTGGGCGTGGGTGCTTCTGGAACCTACGATGGTTTTGAAGACCAATACTATTTTGGCCGCCGTGCCAATGGGGTATACATTCCGCGTTATCGCAACTGGGGCAAAGACAAACGCGATTATGTGCGTGGATTTGGCTATCAAGGCGGAGCAAGCCGTAGCAGCTGGGGACGCGGCGTAGGCATGGAAGGTTTTGGGGCGGCGTTTAAAGAAGAAATGACGGAAGTGGGAGGTTGGAACATGGGAATCGGTGGCTTCGGTGAAGTTTTGCCAAATGAAAACAACCGCTTTACCCTTCACCCCACCAAGAAAGACAAATGGGGCATGCCGTTGGTGGTGTTTGATGCAGGTTACGGCGAAAACGAGCGTAAAATGCGGATAGACATGAAAAACGACGCGGCTGAAATGCTCGAAGCAGCAGGTTTTAAGAACATCAATGCGTACGATAACACCAAATCAAATTTGGGAATCGGTATCCACGAAATGGGTACGGCACGGATGGGTAAAGACCCCAAAACGTCGGTGCTGAATGCGCATAATCAAGTACATGCGTGTAAAAATATCTTTATGACCGATGGTGCCGCCATGACTTCGGCTTCGTGTGTGAACCCCTCGTTGACGTACATGGCGCTTACGGCCCGTGCAGCGGCGTTTGCGGTCGATGAATTGAAAAAGAAGAACCTGTAA
- a CDS encoding gluconate 2-dehydrogenase subunit 3 family protein, translating to MNRREALSRVALLMGGTLSAPTLMAFGEGAAMPPTAGAAFSFTPAQQALVAEVAEHIIPRTSTPGAKDAGVGPFIELMLKDCYKAQEQQNFLDGLADLDAKATKAHGKKFMETTSAEQVEILKQVEKETTELMKNANVQQVKVGDNVDKEVVDSKKLKGTPFWRLAKELTLFGYFTSEQGATKALDYVPIPGRYDGCIPLKKGQKAYAL from the coding sequence ATGAACCGCAGAGAAGCATTGTCGCGGGTAGCCCTTTTGATGGGGGGTACTCTTTCGGCACCTACTTTAATGGCCTTTGGTGAAGGAGCTGCCATGCCCCCAACCGCAGGAGCTGCTTTTAGCTTTACGCCCGCCCAGCAAGCATTGGTTGCTGAAGTAGCAGAACATATCATTCCTCGTACTTCGACCCCTGGGGCGAAAGACGCAGGGGTGGGCCCTTTTATTGAGCTGATGTTGAAAGACTGCTACAAAGCGCAGGAACAACAAAACTTTTTGGATGGATTAGCAGATTTGGACGCTAAAGCCACCAAAGCCCACGGTAAGAAATTCATGGAAACCACTTCGGCCGAGCAAGTTGAAATTTTGAAACAGGTGGAAAAAGAAACCACCGAATTGATGAAAAACGCCAATGTTCAGCAGGTAAAAGTGGGAGATAATGTTGACAAAGAAGTGGTAGATTCCAAAAAACTCAAAGGCACTCCTTTCTGGCGTTTAGCCAAGGAGCTTACACTGTTTGGTTATTTTACTTCGGAGCAAGGAGCCACCAAAGCCCTTGACTATGTGCCTATTCCGGGTCGTTATGATGGATGTATTCCGTTGAAAAAAGGCCAAAAAGCGTACGCGTTATAG
- a CDS encoding DinB family protein: MITQTLIALFERDLTKLKEELLAYQNEETIWKTEAQIPNSAGNLTLHLIGNLNAFIGAEIGKTGYVRNRPLEFSDKDVPREKMIAALDSTIQVIKNALSTLTEEDYAAEYPLVVFKEKMSTEYFLIHLAVHLGYHLGQVNYHRRLLDRI; this comes from the coding sequence ATGATTACACAAACATTGATTGCCCTTTTTGAGCGTGATTTGACCAAACTGAAAGAAGAGCTTCTTGCATATCAAAACGAAGAAACTATCTGGAAAACAGAAGCTCAAATTCCTAATTCGGCGGGAAACCTGACCCTGCATTTGATTGGTAATTTGAATGCTTTTATTGGGGCCGAAATTGGCAAAACGGGCTATGTCAGAAATCGCCCCTTGGAGTTCAGCGACAAGGACGTGCCTCGCGAAAAAATGATTGCAGCGTTGGATTCGACGATTCAAGTCATCAAAAATGCCTTGTCGACCCTGACCGAAGAGGATTATGCCGCCGAATATCCATTGGTCGTTTTTAAAGAAAAAATGTCGACCGAGTATTTTTTAATTCACTTGGCGGTTCATTTGGGCTATCATTTGGGGCAGGTCAACTACCACCGCCGGTTGTTAGATCGCATTTAA
- a CDS encoding APC family permease: MSHQLKKQITLFSLTMIAVGSSIGSGIFRAPSEIAGYLPTTGWMLGVWVAGGVVALCGALTFAEIASIFPKAGGFYVFLKEAFGELPAFLYSWSMLLVINTGSLAALTLVFTSYLNELIPMPENVQLAVAVFTIALLTIMNVLGVKWGGVFASVFTSAKLVGIAVVVIIGFVAGTYAINITDFTWTSNAQNLPLVSSFGLALIGVSFSYGGYQHATFIAAEVKDANRLVPRAMLMGIGIVCLAYLSVNVAYLKLLPIERIAASTGVASEAISTVWGLGAKFISFLIVLSVLGTIGIYILTAPRIYFAMAQDGLFFKQFAEIHPRYQTPFWAIIFQSFWTIVLLIFWKTFSNLITYVVFVDTFFFFLTAAAIFKFRQRKLKRNYSTLAYPITPLIFMALSAFVVVNTLIEKPEQALAGLFFLGLGGIAYVYFKWKRALNTKN, translated from the coding sequence ATGTCTCACCAACTTAAAAAACAAATTACGCTCTTCAGCCTGACCATGATTGCGGTAGGGTCGAGCATTGGCTCGGGAATATTCCGGGCACCTTCTGAAATCGCTGGCTACCTGCCCACTACTGGATGGATGTTGGGCGTATGGGTGGCGGGAGGGGTGGTGGCGTTGTGCGGGGCACTCACTTTTGCCGAAATTGCTTCTATTTTTCCTAAAGCAGGCGGTTTTTACGTGTTTTTAAAGGAAGCATTCGGCGAGCTTCCAGCATTCTTATACAGTTGGTCCATGCTTTTGGTGATCAATACTGGTTCATTGGCGGCGCTCACATTGGTTTTTACTTCGTACCTGAATGAACTGATTCCTATGCCAGAGAATGTACAACTCGCAGTGGCTGTTTTCACGATTGCGCTCCTCACCATTATGAATGTGCTGGGCGTAAAATGGGGTGGTGTGTTTGCCTCTGTTTTTACATCAGCCAAATTGGTGGGTATCGCCGTGGTGGTTATCATTGGTTTTGTGGCAGGAACGTACGCTATAAACATTACAGATTTTACATGGACCTCAAATGCGCAGAATTTGCCCCTTGTATCCTCCTTTGGATTGGCGCTGATTGGGGTTTCTTTTTCGTACGGAGGCTATCAACACGCTACGTTTATTGCGGCCGAAGTCAAAGATGCCAATCGTCTCGTACCCCGCGCCATGTTGATGGGAATCGGTATCGTATGTTTAGCGTATTTAAGCGTAAATGTTGCCTATTTAAAGCTGTTGCCCATTGAGCGGATTGCGGCTTCTACGGGCGTAGCTTCGGAAGCCATTTCTACCGTATGGGGATTGGGCGCAAAATTTATCTCGTTTTTGATTGTGTTGTCGGTCTTGGGAACCATTGGCATTTACATCCTGACCGCGCCGCGCATTTATTTTGCAATGGCGCAGGATGGATTGTTTTTTAAGCAGTTTGCCGAGATTCATCCCCGTTATCAAACGCCTTTTTGGGCCATCATTTTCCAATCTTTTTGGACAATTGTATTGTTGATTTTCTGGAAAACCTTCTCCAATCTCATCACCTATGTGGTGTTTGTAGATACGTTCTTTTTCTTCCTCACGGCAGCGGCTATTTTTAAGTTCAGGCAGCGCAAACTAAAACGTAATTACAGCACACTTGCCTACCCAATTACGCCTTTGATATTCATGGCTTTATCAGCATTTGTCGTTGTTAACACGCTTATTGAAAAGCCCGAGCAGGCGCTGGCAGGGTTGTTTTTTCTGGGATTGGGAGGAATTGCCTACGTATATTTTAAATGGAAAAGAGCATTGAACACAAAAAATTAG
- the radC gene encoding RadC family protein, with protein MTENDYTSSRKILSWAEEDRPREKLLLKGKAALTDAELIAILIGSGTVELSAVDLAKVILQKASNNLNELAKLTTKDLMKIKGIGEAKAITIIAALELGRRRKESEIMRKPRITCSKDGYEQIRPYLLDLPHEEFWLLLLNRANEVIRPVQISQGGVSGTVADPKMIFKVAVEHLASAIILAHNHPSGNLKPSEADKDLTRRLTAAGKLLEIPVLDHIIFTDGGYLSFADEGLL; from the coding sequence ATGACTGAAAACGACTACACTTCATCACGAAAAATACTGAGCTGGGCGGAAGAAGACCGCCCTCGCGAAAAATTGCTTTTGAAGGGAAAAGCCGCGCTGACAGATGCCGAATTGATTGCTATTTTGATTGGCTCAGGTACCGTTGAACTGTCGGCGGTAGATTTGGCAAAGGTAATTCTCCAAAAAGCGTCCAATAATCTGAACGAATTGGCCAAGTTGACCACCAAAGATTTAATGAAAATCAAGGGTATCGGCGAAGCAAAAGCCATTACGATTATTGCTGCGTTGGAACTGGGAAGGCGGCGTAAAGAAAGCGAAATTATGCGAAAACCGCGTATTACGTGTTCAAAGGACGGGTACGAACAAATTCGGCCTTATCTATTGGACTTGCCCCACGAAGAATTTTGGTTGTTGTTGCTTAATCGGGCCAATGAGGTCATTCGCCCTGTTCAAATCAGTCAAGGAGGGGTATCGGGAACGGTAGCCGACCCAAAAATGATATTTAAAGTGGCCGTTGAACATTTAGCTAGTGCCATTATTTTGGCGCACAATCATCCCTCGGGCAATCTCAAACCGAGTGAGGCCGACAAAGACCTCACACGTCGCCTTACGGCGGCGGGTAAGCTGCTCGAAATTCCCGTTTTAGACCATATTATCTTTACGGATGGCGGTTACCTGAGTTTTGCCGACGAAGGATTGCTTTAA
- a CDS encoding glycosyltransferase, protein MRKYSIIIPVYNRPDELTELLTCLVKQTFTHFEVIIIEDGSRIKCDEVVKTFSQQLDIHYFYKENGGQGFARNYGFERAKGDYFVILDSDALIEPDYLNIVEQRLNTEYVDLYGGPDTDHPSFTPIQKAISYSMTSLFTTGGIRGKKSNLGGTFHPRSFNMGISRKVWERTRGFQISRMGEDIIFSITALRMGFKSALIPEAFIYHKRRTGFGAFFRQLRFFGRARINIARFYPNELKLVHTFPFLFTLGCLSIPLLWLIHPWLFQAGITFLAIYIILLFIDATRQSKSLEVGVLSIIAAFVQLFGYGFGFAQEGIKRLLEPKTHRETGATVEYPS, encoded by the coding sequence ATGCGTAAATACAGTATTATTATCCCCGTTTATAATCGGCCCGACGAATTGACCGAGTTGTTAACGTGTCTGGTAAAACAAACTTTTACCCATTTTGAAGTCATCATTATTGAAGACGGTTCCCGAATCAAATGTGATGAGGTGGTCAAAACCTTCAGCCAACAACTCGACATTCACTACTTCTACAAGGAAAATGGAGGCCAAGGCTTTGCTCGAAATTACGGATTTGAACGGGCAAAAGGCGATTATTTTGTTATCCTTGACTCCGATGCACTGATAGAGCCTGACTATTTAAACATCGTTGAACAACGACTGAATACAGAGTATGTAGATTTATACGGCGGTCCCGACACCGACCATCCGAGTTTCACTCCTATTCAGAAAGCCATCAGTTATTCGATGACGTCTCTTTTTACAACGGGCGGCATTAGGGGTAAAAAAAGTAATTTGGGCGGTACTTTCCACCCTCGTAGTTTCAATATGGGAATTTCTCGCAAAGTGTGGGAACGTACGAGAGGATTTCAAATCAGCCGAATGGGCGAAGATATTATTTTTAGCATCACCGCTCTCCGAATGGGCTTCAAATCAGCCTTGATTCCAGAAGCATTCATTTATCACAAACGGCGCACTGGGTTTGGGGCTTTCTTTCGGCAGCTACGCTTCTTTGGGCGTGCGCGAATCAATATAGCCCGCTTTTATCCAAATGAACTCAAATTAGTTCACACATTTCCTTTTCTGTTTACCCTCGGCTGCCTCAGTATTCCTTTGTTGTGGTTGATTCACCCTTGGCTGTTTCAGGCAGGAATTACATTTTTAGCAATTTATATCATTCTGCTGTTTATCGACGCCACTCGACAGTCAAAAAGTCTAGAAGTGGGCGTATTGAGCATTATTGCGGCATTTGTGCAGCTTTTTGGTTATGGATTCGGCTTCGCGCAGGAGGGA